A portion of the Vicia villosa cultivar HV-30 ecotype Madison, WI unplaced genomic scaffold, Vvil1.0 ctg.000320F_1_1, whole genome shotgun sequence genome contains these proteins:
- the LOC131626715 gene encoding uncharacterized mitochondrial protein AtMg00310-like: MLNSFWWGGGHHNKGIRWMSWERMTSLKSEGGMGFRDFKAFNLAMIAKQGWNFLSKPNSLVAKIFRARYFPRSSFLDSKNGNNPSFVWRSLWKAKDVLKLGSR; encoded by the coding sequence ATGCTGAATTCATTTTGGTGGGGAGGTGGTCATCACAACAAAGGTATTAGGTGGATGTCATGGGAGAGGATGACTAGCTTGAAAAGTGAAGGAGGTATGGGATTCAGGGACTTTAAAGCGTTTAATTTGGCCATGATTGCAAAGCAAGGGTGGAACTTTTTGTCGAAACCTAATTCTCTTGTGGCTAAAATCTTCAGAGCAAGGTACTTTCCTCGTTCCTCTTTTCTTGATTCTAAGAATGGTAATAATCCAAGCTTTGTGTGGAGGAGTTTGTGGAAGGCGAAGGATGTGTTAAAGTTGGGGAGTAGGTGA
- the LOC131626716 gene encoding uncharacterized protein LOC131626716: MDSEASDMLKICDGGHNDGNLHDKRLASCSGKLEGSAKKRLFDNSDSLHISIKKSKLSLYDDRDEDGDPSSDITKRLGKSVDTSFSLWKKDLEFVEKSFAECKRKRREEEKRLESVKREIEECSRELVNKKAQFSCVRRINEVHNKLQGKIEGCVKDFVAKEAQLCLIEDLIGERKQELRVKQIELGQVVNNISKEREFDRRLESQMKGLLDDLLLKQKHFERQTMELELKEKENESWVKEHESKAREYECQVKMLLDDLVLKQKHLESRIKELESKEKQREGIVMKWELKEREFDGEVKELESKKKHFESQVEEFQSKERQLEGKVREVDFREKLLDGRGKEFDSKEAEFEGRVKELELERKQLDGRVKEFDSKEAEFEGQVKEMESEKKQLSGRVAEFDSKEVEFEGRVKELKLEKKQFDGRVKEFDSKEAEFEGRVKELDSEKKQLDGRVAEFDSKEDEFEGRVKELELEKKHFESRLKELELKEKQFKEQIKEFKSKEEEFKIQAKAFESKKKEFESQVKELNSEAKQFESKIEDFKSKEKQFERKVEDFKSKEELFEDRWKALESKERQFEGLVKNPESKLNKYGEKESATSYMDDESSPPIDETSLQLVSCEQSDILANLRESSDPAELKELELEKKHFESRLKEPELKEKQFKEQIKEFESKEEAPVLMATSSLEMDTEENRQPVKLGVSLLALRKLNLSEEKKNLMQNSVFYDVISIQNNKESSAFFIKMFSDVYEPTNRRFVFNKNVSFSFCAHEVADVLGINNTGVNFTAPAAKNVPEFVYDLMKGCGLGSSRIISTTTIKKLLSQMDVNDDESRFNFKKLLSYFLIEIFLIPSPDSKKPRTSAWEMVEDLDAYEEVNWAEAITDDLHVSFNKLKNAMKTGLGKQHKFKGCAPVFEAVVFERIPSLKPKPSSFPYPPIQKYESKRKDWKPLETIEAYEIIPCPWCVAAKTEENKSLTEDVAAKTEKNESLTENVAAEMEKNESLTVDVAAETEKNESLTEDVAAETAKNESLTKDVAAETEENESLTGNVASLSLGDALALSPPKPKNRRKLDPPPPQPTIPRRSLRKKTIPPELKD, from the exons ATGGACTCTGAGGCTTCTGATATGCTCAAAATTTGTGATGGCGGTCATAATGATGGCAACTTACATGATAAACGGCTCGCATCATGTAGTGGTAAACTTGAGGGTTCTGCTAAGAAGAGGCTGTTTGATAACAGTGATTCCTTGCATATTTCTATTAAGAAATCAAAGCTGTCGTTGTATGACGATCGCGATGAAGATGGTGATCCGTCGTCGGATATAACTAAAAGGCTTGGAAAATCTGTTGATACATCATTTTCCTTGTGGAAGAAAGATCTTGAATTTGTTGAAAAGTCATTTGCGGAATGTAAAAGGAAGAggagagaagaagagaagagatTAGAGTCTGTAAAGAGAGAGATTGAGGAGTGTAGCAGAGAGCTTGTAAATAAGAAGGCGCAATTTAGTTGTGTTAGAAGGATTAACGAAGTTCATAATAAACTGCAGGGGAAAATTGAAGGATGTGTTAAGGATTTTGTAGCGAAGGAAGCACAACTGTGTTTGATAGAGGACTTGATAGGAGAGCGCAAGCAAGAGCTTAGGGTAAAACAGATAGAACTTGGTCAAGTCGTGAATAACATTTCAAAAGAGAGGGAATTTGATAGACGACTTGAAAGCCAAATGAAGGGGCTgttggatgatttgttgttaAAACAGAAGCATTTCGAAAGGCAAACCATGGAGCTTGAGTTAAAAGAGAAGGAAAATGAAAGTTGGGTGAAAGAGCATGAATCAAAAGCAAGAGAATATGAATGCCAAGTGAAGATGTTGTTGGATGATTTGGTATTAAAACAGAAGCATCTTGAAAGCCGAATCAAGGAGCTTGAGTCAAAAGAGAAGCAACGTGAAGGCATAGTGATGAAATGGGAATTAAAAGAGAGAGAATTTGATGGCGAAGTGAAGGAGCTGGAATCTAAAAAGAAGCATTTTGAAAGCCAAGTGGAAGAGTTCCAATCAAAAGAGAGACAATTGGAAGGAAAAGTTAGGGAAGTTGATTTTAGAGAGAAACTACTTGATGGTCGAGGGAAGGAGTTTGATTCGAAAGAGGCTGAATTCGAAGGCAGAGTGAAGGAGCTGGAATTAGAGAGGAAGCAACTTGATGGCCGAGTGAAGGAGTTTGATTCAAAAGAAGCTGAATTTGAAGGCCAGGTGAAGGAGATGGAATCAGAGAAGAAACAACTTAGTGGCCGAGTGGCGGAGTTTGATTCAAAAGAGGTTGAATTCGAAGGCCGGGTGAAGGAGCTAAAATTAGAGAAGAAGCAATTTGATGGTCGGGTGAAGGAATTTGATTCAAAAGAGGCTGAATTCGAAGGCCGGGTGAAGGAGTTGGATTCAGAGAAGAAGCAACTTGATGGCCGAGTGGCGGAGTTTGATTCAAAAGAGGATGAATTTGAAGGCCGTGTGAAGGAGCTGGAATTAGAAAAGAAGCATTTCGAAAGCCGACTGAAGGAGCTTGAGTTAAAAGAAAAGCAATTCAAAGAACAGATAAAAGAGTTCAAGTCAAAAGAAGAGGAGTTCAAAATTCAAGCGAAGGCGTTTGAATCAAAGAAGAAGGAATTTGAAAGTCAAGTTAAGGAGCTCAATTCAGAAGCGAAGCAATTTGAAAGCAAAATCGAGGACTTCAAATCAAAAGAGAAGCAATTTGAAAGGAAAGTTGAGGACTTCAAATCAAAAGAGGAGCTATTTGAGGATCGATGGAAAGCACTGGAGTCAAAAGAGAGACAATTTGAAGGACTAGTAAAAAATCCTGAATCAAAGCTGAATAAATATGGGGAAAAAGAATCAG CTACATCTTACATGGATGATGAATCAAGTCCTCCCATTGATGAAACAAGTTTGCAGTTGGTCTCCTGTGAGCAATCTGACATTCTAGCTAATCTGAGAGAATCATCGGATCCAGCAGAATTGAAGGAGCTGGAATTAGAAAAGAAGCATTTCGAGAGCCGACTGAAGGAGCCTGAGTTAAAAGAAAAGCAATTCAAAGAACAGATAAAAGAGTTCGAGTCAAAAGAAGAGGCTCCGGTACTAATGGCGACTTCATCCTTAGAAATG GATACTGAAGAAAATAGACAACCTGTAAAGCTCGGTGTCAGCTTATTGGCTCTTAGGAAACTTAATTTGAGTGAGGAAAAAAAAAACCTCATGCAGAACTCTGTATTTTATGATGTTATAAGCATACAAAATAACAAAGAGAGTTCggcattttttattaaaatgttcaGTGATGTTTACGAACCAACAAATAGAAGGTTTGTATTTAACAAAAACGTATCTTTTTCTTTCTGTGCCCACGAGGTGGCAGATGTGTTGGGTATTAACAATACCGGGGTTAATTTCACCGCCCCTGCTGCAAAAAATGTTCCTGAATTTGTTTATGACCTAATGAAAGGATGTGGTTTAGGTAGTTCTAGGATAATCTCTACAACAACCATTAAAAAGCTTTTGAGTCAAATGGATGTAAATGACGACGAAAGTAGATTTAATTTTAAGAAACTCTTATCTTATTTTTTGATCGAGATATTTTTAATACCCTCCCCGGATTCCAAGAAACCGCGTACGTCGGCCTGGGAAATGGTAGAAGATCTTGATGCATATGAAGAAGTGAACTGGGCTGAAGCAATCACTGATGACCTACATGTATCTTTTAATAAGCTCAAGAACGCAATGAAAACAGGGTTGGGAAAACAACATAAATTTAAAGGGTGTGCGCCAGTTTTCGAG GCGGTTGTGTTTGAGAGAATACCTTCCTTAAAGCCAAAGCCATCGTCTTTTCCTTACCCGCCAATTCAAAAGTATGAGTCTAAAAGGAAGGATTGGAAACCGTTAGAAACTATCGAAGCCTACGAG ATTATACCATGTCCATGGTGTGTGGCAGCCAAGACAGAGGAGAATAAAAGTTTGACGGAGGATGTGGCGGCCAAGACGGAGAAGAATGAAAGTTTGACGGAGAATGTGGCGGCCGAGATGGAGAAGAATGAAAGTTTGACGGTGGATGTGGCGGCCGAGACGGAAAAGAATGAAAGTTTGACGGAGGATGTGGCAGCCGAGACAGCAAAGAATGAAAGTTTGACGAAGGATGTGGCGGCCGAGACAGAAGAGAATGAAAGTTTGACTGGGAATGTTGCCTCTTTATCCTTGGGTGATGCACTTGCTCTGTCTCCACCTAAGCCTAAAAACCGAAGGAAGTTAGATCCGCCTCCACCTCAGCCTACAATACCAAGGAGGTCATTAAGAAAAAAGACAATACCTCCTGAGCTCAAAGACTAA